aagatggatggatgagatgaaaagatcacaagcagataaagaaaatacaaattcttcttcttgaagtattttcaagtatatatttttttcctttaattttcaatCCATCGCTCGTTTGTTCCCATGAACCCGCGCTGCCTCGCGCCCACACTGCCGCTCGTCCGCGCCTCTGCGCTCGCCCGCGTGCCCGCTTGCCTGCGTGACTGCGCGCCTGCATGACCGCGCGCCTTGCATGACCGTGTGACCGCACGCCTGCGCCTTgccgattacaaaaagaaacttttgtttctttaaaatgacttctatatcctctttagattccttgcatagtatcttcattttctataatttcatatgcatcctttttttatttaaattttattttaaatctaattttcttcaaacttgagtctttttgatctatgaatcaaactctttgtatcgacgattatctttcctgtaaaacataaaaagaagcatcaaattcttaataaataaaataaattaactataattttttgctttaaatgatttaaattaagtatttatcacacctcccaacttgaattttgctcatcctcgagtaagatagatatatcagcattgtgtaccgactcggtcttgaatacaaagttaggttaggcatcccaaaaggtagatgatatctggtcagaccattaaaaagatacttcattggattatcaatttgacccaattagtggctgagtattaactaaaaaaatttcaagagcttttctttcaccaactccccactttactctttaaatcttctaacttaatgtgagagaggtttattatcttcttgcaatttagtccccttattatccactattttttttaacattgcctacctttttacgtgaaccacaatacttacttaggcgaagggacccggttactcagtaggaaatcaatatttttttaaaaaaataaattttaagaaaaatttttgcatacctcgacctttccacccaatctctcatgaagcagattctttattgagatcagtaagaagagggttgtagaatcactcctaaaatttggtctagtctaaaccctatcatgcattgggttttcttaataatttattcatcaatatttctaaaattatcttgaccgttaatcattcattgattaggatgcctaattgactcttaatcaaaataaaattcggatacacaaaactaattatttctgaccatactcgaggatttgattaattttcttccccccaacttaatctatattgtcctcaatggagtaggaaagcaaaaaaaataaaaggagagagtgcacctaggataattttgcttcgaaagttgaagatagcttcattgattaataggctcttgttctaaatttctgtagctgcagtaaagtaaaaaaaatatgaaatcattgggttgcctcccaacaagtgctaagttttacgtctttagccagacgtcaagtttattgacagactcttccatacagagcggtcttttattcttaaaaaaaaatgaagatcagttaaaataaaataaaagaaatttgggttgcctcccaaaaagtgctaagtttaacgtcttcagtcagacgctaaaagagtgtctatcctattcctgctcgaatcttaacatgagtgtcgatccctctttcagaaataatatgtcctaatacaatttctTTCTGCACCATGAAATGACTCTTTTTCCAACTTAGGACAatatttgtctccatacaccatttaagaactttgaaaagattatcgagacaatcctcaaaggtagtTCCAAACACaggaaaatcatccataaaaatttcaagacatttatccaccatatccgaaaaaatagccagtatgcaccgttgaaatgtagcgggtgcattgcagagcccgaatggcatacgtcgaaaagcAAAGGTGCCATAGGGACAGgtaaaggtagtcttttcttggtcatccgaaaatacaggtacttgattgtaccctgaataaccatcaagaaaatagaagaaactttgtcctgctaaccgttctaagatttggtcgatgaagggcaatgaaaaatggtcATTCCTAGTAACGATATTTAGTTttttataatctatgcatactcgccatccagatgatatgcgagtgggaagcagttcaccttcttcgttctcaaccacagtaatacctgatttcttagatactacttgagtgggactgacccatttaccatcggatatggggtagatgattccagcatctaaccactttaccacctctttctttactacttcacgcatgtttgggttcaatctcctctgcatatctcgatggggtttggcatttgcctaaaaatgaatatggtgcatgcaaatagaggggtcaattccttttaaatcgacaatggaccaaccgatagcctttttgtgttccttcagaataccaaccaattgtgtttcctgattaggggtcaagtctgatgcaatgattgccaggagggtgtcattgggtcctagaaatacatacttgagcgtagcaggaaggggtttcaattctaacgtaggtggtgattctaaagatgggactattggtatactgactaatgtgggcaatggctcatacttgattatccatggaggagtggttttatcgtgtggtgtatccaacaaggtgttaacttctttcatatatccctcaaagtcatacactccaaagtgagccaagcaagtatctaaggggtctggtgctagaattatgggtgttgcatcttctataatgtcttctagtgtatctacttcgaagcaactatccattgatggtccttgggaagcaccaaacatattcagtctcagtttcttattcccaaacgatacgtccatgactcctgtcctacaattaatgcatgcatttgccataGCTATGAAGGGTTATCCTAAGATGATgggaatttatcttgggttgccacttagttccatgtcgagaatcaaaaaatcaactggaaagtaaaactcatctaccttgatcaagacatcctcaagcattccacatagttctttaattgatctgtcggctaactgcagtgtgactgatgtgggtttcagttcttcgaatccaaaaaattcatacaccgaactagataAAAGATttacacttgcccctaagtccagaagagctttttcaatatgataatcttctataacacaggaaatgatgggggctcctgggtccttaagctttggaggagtggcatgctggaagacagaactagcttgTTCAGTGAGGCGTACTTTCTTTagaatttgtgatctagatttacgtttttggatgcataaatcctttaaaaatttggcataagcggggacttgtttgattgcgtctagaaggagaagattaatttggacttgcttaaacaatttcaacatctcgtcgagtcttcctctcttcttatctgtaggaataggggctttcagggtatCTGAAAATGGAACTTTAGGCAAATACGATGATTTCgatgcagttggttcattctctattttaaggtcctccttattcttgggtgatttggcttcggttaaagatttagggtcggtctcattgattttactagtgtgttcaatgaccttcctacttctcagagtcatgattgatttggcatgttcagaaaaagcttctggggtattagagctctcaatcacaaattgccctcttgggttgctctcgggttggctagataattttcttccttccctcctactgaatgcagtcgctagttgacctatttgggtctctagcttagcaatggattgtgtgtgggagttaagggtttgAGTGttaacttctaatcgttctagtgctttcagaattttttcctcaaaagctgagctgtgaccagtagtagacggttgaggagcattttgaaattgatggtatggtccatgcctatatgttgggtcatgatattgaggtcgaggtgcagcagggccaaccactggttgtggtcttcagaaaaaatttggatggtttctccagtcagGGTTATAAGtgctcgaatatggatcgtttcttgGTCTgcaagcttgttggacttgagcttgctgaacctgctcgtgcacaaactcaaaaaattgaggtgcggctgagcattcactaataaaatggtttggacttgcacacaatgcacaaacttcttggattgggttaggtggaattggggattgtccagtatttaaaagacggtctaatttttgggacagttcatctaccttactgtggatatccatgatgtttccaatctgataaattccacttcttttttgttgaagcatgggttgttctctagaggtggcagatatatgatgtaggaaattctcactaagtgtttcaaagagctatCAGGCTTCATCcccactctttagcatgaatgtcccaccgcatgatgcatcaaccatttgtcggtgtttctccgatagaccatcataaaaacactgacaaagttgccatttagggacagcatggtgtggacatttacgaatgaggtcccttaacctttcccatgcATGAAAAAGTTTACCCTCTAATTGGAAAAaattagtgatagcttttctaatttgatttgtttttccgattgaaaagtatttcttgagaagttctctctgaagatgatcctaagttgaaatggttatagagtctaagaaatttaaccaatgcttggctttgtccttaagtgagaaaggaaacagtttcaacctaagggcatcatcagagaagttttggatttttactgtggaacaaatttcaagaaattcatccaagtatttgtatgggtcctcgttaataagtccatagaatgatggcaacatttgaataatacTAGACTTAATCTTATATTGgatagcttctactggaggtgcttgaatgcatggagagtaggtatacgaggatggagtgaaatattctctcaatgagcgtggaggattagcctcaccaggtgcagccatgtttctaactcggatagtcctaagagtcttttctaattcttcgtctaatggttacAAGtcaggttttagtgatcgtcgacctaacatgcaactaaaaggtctatgtaggattattctagtctgttaaggattattttttttttattaagaggagaagagaagagagaaaagagttctaaagaagagatcctaagaagtcctaaaactaatagaagaattagctgtggttagattttaattacaatcaagttagcacgcagtggactctttatcctaaagttatcctagttctagacagctcctaactgtagttagccttcaagccctccaagtcagagcttgaccaaccaactggccagataagtataaggtcggtgggagtccccccattgctttccttagacaccaattaaattggtcagatcagcgaacggaatcaattaaaaaccaccttccttcgggtccagtcatcccgcaaaccacttgcctagataccagttagctgaccaagtctaacctggttcaactctcagggtcacttatcctaatgagctcgaaatccttaggggtcaatgtgtaattaattttagattaaggtctaggttatgcaaatgcaagggagtgatttgtgggccaaggaagggtgatcaaatctccaccttatcttagttactgGGTTGcgtccttaaagttaattatgtagatgcaatgcaaagaaacaatgtgtccaatcaagttagaaatttttatatttgaggttacgctattttagttaagtgttatgaaatgtcagtggctttttttttaattcaaccgtgccaagatcccgggcaacggtgccaaaatttaatgcgtagtcgttgataacaccaaaaataactctactcactacgaggtaggatgagtcgagattgtatcctcagggatcttgggctaagttgagattgcaaaataaaagaaagaagtattgttttgatttagaaaataaattatcttaaaattgatgtaattagaaaataaagagctcgggagttttgaattaattttgcactagcagagttgtatctcttttttaattaaacagatgcgattaatcttagaaaaaatatctatctttcctcggcacaccccgtacccgtagatcacagcGTGTCTCTGGAAAGTACtaagtaaacaactcttcttttctcgatacgccccgtacccgtagatcacggtgcatctccgaaaagtaaaagttgttcctaatattaatctaataaaaaaacataaataaaagcatatgaaagagagcaaataaagaactcatgataatttaaataaaaagcataatctttattgcatataaagaaatacaagaaagtttagaacaataaacccactctgtgtcgttacaaaattttttctccactcccgagactgctagcctagctgctcatagagtagtccctttctcttcctctatgcaaggctctagaagaatttatgggctccccctccaatgaaaGTACAAAaacttttttataggtgttaagaggaaggagttttacatgattttccgatgtgggactaaagaaaatactaaagactaaaagatggatggatgagatggaaagatcacaagcagataaagaaaatacaaattcttcctcttgaagtattttcaagtatatATTTTTCTCCTTTAATTTTCAATCCATCGCCCGTCTGTTCCCACAAACCCGCACTGCCTCGCGCCCACGCTGCCGCTCGTCCGCGCCTCCGTGCTCGCCCGTGCGCCCACTCGCCTGCGTGACCGCGCGCCTGCATGACCGCGCGCCTTGCATGACCGCGTGACCGCGCGCCTGCGCCTtgccgattacaaaaaaaaacttttgtttctttaaaataacTTCTATATCCTCTTTgaatttcttgcatagtatcttcattttctataatttcgtatgcatccttcttttatttaaattttattttaagttcaattttcttcaaacttgagtctttttgatctatgaatcagatTTTTTGTATCGACAATcaccttttctgtaaaacataaaaagaagcatcaaatttttaataaataaaataaattaactataattttttgctttaaataacttaaattaagtatttatcagttGGTCATCAgcattcataaaaattaaaaaaatatgcttTAATGAAAGCATTTTGTAATCTTTTGATGTTCGATATTCTTGGTAGTATTAGCTTCCCATTTAACGAGGACATTGTGTGTACTTgaacatcttttatttttcttcattgctTTTGGTTCCAAGTTAATTAAGGTATTGAAagcaaaaaagagaaagaatgcAAATAAGAATCTCTACCGAGGGATGAAGAATTTATGTGCTGATGCTGGATAGGATTTAGAAGGTTTGATACTTATGGTTTATCTGTTGaaatttgatgtctcaagatttgATCCACAATAAGTCTAGAACGGGATTCAGGATGACGAACGGAGTTCAACGAGCTCAAAAACAGCTCAAACGAAGTGCAGATGGTGAAGATACATGTGAGAAGGAGCTCGGAGTAGATGGCATGGCCCAAGGGGTGGCAGAGGTCGGCGGCGGCACAGTCAGGCCTAGCAGATGCGCAAGCACATGTTGCGCATGTTGGAGAGCACGGCCTAGCATGCAGGCAAGCCTAACGCGGGCGTGCACAGGCGCTCACGGGCCGGCCCAGCAGGCGTGCAACCCAGCGCGACGCACGCTGGCGAGCGCATGGGAGCGCAATCTTATGCGGTCCTCGCAGACCGCTGGTTCATGAGAGGAGTCGTAGACCGCAAAAGCATTTCCCAGATGCTTCtcgcggtccatcgtggaccgaacATGGTTTCCCCACATTCCTAAGGCGTATTACACGATCAGATGGTCCTTGTTGATGCCGGTGAAGATCCAATGGTTGTGAGGCTTTTCGATGGGTTTTGGGACTGGTTTCAGGTGTTTTCTTGCGCAGATTGACGTCCGTTCTGACAGCAACTACAATGTTTCAATCCTACTTCCAACCGAACTCCTTTGATGCATTTTGGGCTGTATCTGATGCCTATTTAATGTGAGCCATAGGAAAAGGACTCTGTAGCACACTCAGTGCAGCGAGCACGATGGAGAGCAGAAGTGCAGAGGCTTCGGACAGACTATCGGATAGCTAGTGACATCCTAGTCGTAAAGAGGGCCTTGGCAGTCGGCAGTGAGAGGTCCTAAGGGCTGTGTGAGATAGATGGGTCTCCTTGGGTTTAGTGAGAGCTTTGTAAGGATAGCTTCTAATTGAGGAAGATTGTGTATAAGAATTGAGAGTGTGAGAATCTCTTTTTGTACTTattcttttttatagtgaagcttcGTATGTCCCATGGAGGTAAGCCTAAGGCTGATCTATgtacttaatttttttctattgtcttgtattatttttttcttttttctttctcttgcgaTATCTACATGTGATTGAGTGCAATGCAAGTAGTATCAAAAATATCCTGTGGTAGTGGTGTCCTAGCTAGACATCTCTAACATTGTCTCCTATGACAGCATGGTAATATCAAGTTAATATGTCATAGGGATGTAAAGACCGCTATTTTCCACCATATTTTCAACAGGCACACCCCTACTGTTAGTTTAATGCCAGCTGAATCAAATCTTGGTTTTGCCTATTTCAACACTCAAGCAATTCTTCCCAGCTTTAAAGATTAATAAAGAAAACAAAATATGGTCATTTTTTGATTGAAGAAATTTGTGCCTTCTGTACTTCGAATCACTATTCTCACTAGCTAAACAAGGTCAACTACACTTGAAGACTTCAGAAGTTGTTCTCTCACCAGAAAATGCTCCCAAAATGCCGAAGTGCAACCACATCCATTCCCAAATAAGCACACAATTTAGTTGCAAAAAGAGTAACCAGATCATAAAAGAAAGGAATTCATAAGTAGTTCAACAACAATAAGCAATAAGCAATAAGTATCATTTCATTGTTTCCTTTTGATCCAGAAGCACCCGATGACAAGCCACTTCCAGAAGGATCTCTTATTCTACTTGATGTATCCATTGTTTGTGATAAATTTGGGTTTGTATCATCTGACTTGCGTCTGCCAAAAACACAGGCAGATCTCTGCTTGTTTTTCTTACCACTTCCCTTGGCATTGTTTTTGCCCTCTTGAGGACTACTTGATGGTTCTTCTTCAGCAATCTTCCCATCGTGTGATTTTAGATTTTCTTTATTCACCATCTCTGAAACTACATTTTTGTAATTAAGTCCAGCGCGATTTAGACCATTTCTTTGTTGGTTTCCCTTCCAAGCCATCATATACCTGCTACAGATAAAAACTTGGTGGTACGCTAATCAATTTCTGACCGTCTAAAAGTTAGATCCATTATACAGCAATTCatctttcaataaaaaaatagaacctaTAAAACCAGATGAAATTATGAGTACATGTGGACAAAAGATGCAGATaaaaaaggcaaaggaaaaaaatatagaaaaaggcCATGCCACATTATTAACTGAGTGAAAAAGGCCATGCCACATCATATGGTAGACAGTAAGTATGAAAGAAATTCCAACCCAATAATATGTTAGTTGCTTCACACAAGATTTACCATGCCGGTCGGTAGTGCACTATACTAGGTATACCATACGGTGCTAGTACCAAATCGGTATGCAATCTTGTATCGTGCCAGTATTTGGTGTATTTCACTATCTCGTATCATATCGCATATCGACACTTGATGGAATGATACCGATACCAATCCAGTTCCGAGATGATGAATTTTAGCCCCATATAatctctataatttttgacatattaaTTGTAAGATTTGAGTACTCAATTAATTATATCATTTATGGTGCAAGATGTCATCCTAATAATAGATTTTATCGATTTATCAGCTCCAATTCTCACAACTAAATACTAGATATATACCACAACAACATGAAATGTGACAAGACAAACCAAAAAATCCTGAAATCATATTGGGGTCAATAATTGACACAGACTAATGAGTCAAGTCCCTTCTAACCAAGCAAAAATTAAAACCTTAGAGCAAGTTTCAAGATCTTGATTTAACAGGGATGGAGGAATAAAACAAAAGATAGAGGAGAAAGTTATCATGCAGAATACTTTTCCATGTTCATAACTAGCAAAATAGAGATTAAAAATGCACATCCAAGCAGAAAAGTATCTTATTTGAGAGCAAGGAAAGATACATGCACGATCATGGCCCACCCGATCAAACAtttaatccaaaatttcaaacaaggaaTGTTAACGCACGGTAAATCATTCCATCAACTTTAATATCCAAATCCTGGTAAATTTCAGCGAAAGGATACTATTTTTTAGGGAAAGCATAGCTACATATATGATCACATGGATCTCATCTATGAAGTCACCCTCAAATGGGTAAACAGATTCAGTTTCCAGGATTTGTACCGTCTGCAATTGTTCATTTGATCATAAGTGGTTGGCTTCAGTAAAATTCCAACCAACTAATGTCAAATTTTGTGTCAAACTAACATCCGGAGTTGGTAAGAACATgtgaaaagggaaaaaaaaaaaaagcctcaaACGTATCTTCTTCTGAAATGtcaacagaaagaaaaaaaagctaTTGTTTTAGGGATGCcactgaagaaacaaaagaaaagaagattgcATCACAATTTTACACATATTACCAGATATTTTCAACTTCAGATTGAAGTTCTTGTGCCAAAGCATTATTAAATCCATTACATAACATTAACAACTCCATAAAATCTGAAGAAACATACaatgtaaaaataaaaatgaagaaCTAATACAATCAATAGTTCGATGGCTCCATAAGAAATAGCTAGAAATGCCTCCTTGTACATATTAAACAAAGCCAGAGAACCTTTTTGACTAGATCATCACTTCAATCGACATGATCAGTTAAAATATTTCTGCTGCAAGACAGGAAACAGCATATTAGATATTTATTTAGATGGAGATGACAAAGTTAATTGCTGGAATTTGTTCCCACATTTCATAAGCATAAGAAACGTCTTAACTTGTTGAACTGTTGGGTTGTCTCCTTTTCACTACAACAATGGTTTCGATAAAGTAGTCATAGTGTCACAGCCAGGAAGTAATTACAATCATGGTCACCCAATGTTCAAAGGACATATCCTGAGTTTCTCCATGtttgttttcttccttttctatgTTTTCTTGGTCGACTCCCTTCCTTCGTATTCATTAAACTTCTTGTGTAGACTAGATGACAGTTTTTCTCAtctggaaagagagaagaaacaaaaattctggcTTAGGAAGGTTAATGATATGGTCTCACGTTCTATCAGAAGCCTTCTGGTAGGCGGTAATGGTTAAATAGTAGTTACAAGAATAACTGCTTATGTCTGATACCGAGACTAAGAAATGCATGCACGttttaaaaactattttaatGGCTTCCACATGAACCTTGAAGATGTCTACGACAAGAACTCATATCACAGCATTTGTTTCGTCTGATCACAAGCCAGACAAACTGAACTATCACATGTGCAATTGATGTGATGCAAAATGGCAACTTTAAACAAGGAAAACAACGAAAAAGTACAAAGTAGACCtcttttagtttttttattttctgGGACACTTGCCAAGAGAGGTGATAAAGCTAGTCTGTAGCATGGGGACCAACAGGGTGCACAGAGACAGGCACTTCAGGATTAAAGCATCATATTACGTATATAATTCCCGGGTTTATTAATGGTCTCATCAGTGTTTTAGTGCATGAGGTATTATAAGAGGTGGATTTTGTTATCCCATCCCGTCATCCAACTATTTGTATTtgaacacacaaaaaaaaaaaaaaaaaaaaaaaaaaagaaatagtaaATATCAATCTCCAGTAAGATCAGCAGTACTTGGTTGAGTTTAATGCTCCATTTTCTCAAGCTCGAGAAGGAAAAGAAATTTTAGAATAACATTTCTTAACTTCTCCATCAGAAGTACGATAACTGAACaataatttcagcaattagaacgtTCAAAATCAGAGAGCAATAAATCATAATACTCTGCATGATATTATGCCAGACATGTGGCGTGTGAGCGTGTTTATTCCATTAGTAGAATCTTGATGAATGGAAATAACTGAGGGAATGGGGGAGAGAGGGAGTGACTTACGTGGGAACTCCTTTTTAATAATAATGGAGGGGATGTGTCGGACCTTGTACCCATCGTCACTTCTGACCTTGTCACTGAACTCACGGGGCATGTCAATCAGCTTCAGTTCCCGAACCGTGGTCACGTGCTGCAATCCCTCGGGAAGCATCTTCAACATTCCGCACCAATGGAAAGTTAAGTGGGTGAGGCGGGGCATCGCTCCAACCTCCACCCTCCATTCCTCTAAATCATTGAGACATGCCAATATCAAGTGTTGCAGTCGAGGAAAGCCACCAGCAGAACACGACATGCTCTTCCCGTCATATGCACCGCACAGTTCAAGAAGCCTGAGGTTTGGCAGCTTCTCCAGCACCGGCATTGGGTCTTGCTCCAAATGAGATGAAATTAATATGAGCTTGGTGAGGTTTGGTGGGAATTGAGTGATGTCCGGGAGTTGCTGCTGTTGGAACGATCCTCTCAGATACAATGAGCGGAGCTTCTGCAGGTGTCGTCCATGTGCGGAGATGTCTGTTGGCAATTCTGTCTTAAATACACTCATACTGAAGGAGAGGAGGCTGTCCATTTTGTCGAGTGATTTTCCGAATGATTCACTAAATTTTCTTTCATATGCCATCTCTGTAAAGGCTAATGCGACAACCCAATATTTGGTGCATGCGATACGTAGAGCCTGCAGGTTCTTGTGATCACCACTTATTGGTGCGCTTACAAACATAGGCATATTAATATATACATGCCTCAGCGTCGGGATTTTCCAAAATGATTTCGGAAGCCATAAAATTTGTGTATCTCTCACATCCAAAGTCTGCAGATTCAGGAGACGTCCTATGGAGGATGGCAACCTCTTCAAATCAGTGTTTCTCAGTCCCAGGTATCGTAGATGAATCATGTTGCCGATCTGTTTCGGTAACTCCTCCAGATCTGTTGCGCCCTCCAAATCCAGCACCCTCAGTGAGTTTAACCCACTCAAAAATCTTCCCACATTAGTCAAAATTAAATTGAAGCCTAGCAAAGTGCGGAGATGTGGTGAGGAATCAACAACCCTGTCATTTATACGATTGTGGAAAACTACACGATGACTCGATATACCATCAGATACTGCCATGTCACCACTGCAAATATGAAGGAATCCATCCTTTCTAGCTCCTAATAGGCCAAAGTCACGGAACATATCATGGATGCGTATGCTCTTAACCCGCCCATAAGCCCCGCTCCTCTCGACAACCTGGATCATGCACCTGTGCACCAACTCATCCAACCAATCCCTTGCGGTGTCTTCCATTGTCTGTCTCTGCTCCTCTAGTATGAAACCTTCAGCGATCCACAACCTCACTAATTTGGAAACAGAGATAATGGAGTCCTCAGGGAATGCGGTGATGTACAAGAAACATGGTTTTAATTGATATGGCAAGTCATTGTAACTTAAACCCAATATACTGAGGCATTCCTG
Above is a genomic segment from Elaeis guineensis isolate ETL-2024a chromosome 1, EG11, whole genome shotgun sequence containing:
- the LOC105040074 gene encoding putative disease resistance RPP13-like protein 3 isoform X2 yields the protein MADSIVSSIVSDVVSQLAKLLIEEAAFLHGVKGQVEWVKTELKRMEGFLEDAESKRRADRRVENWIREIRDVAYEVEDIIDTVNFMAEQQRRRRGFMGSFSRYCPQPCGLISQHKIGSKIDEIKEKICGISEGAERYGINASLGESKAEKSSDRDDTLQAMRRFPPHFFDETDVIGFEDDKKQLLKHLLDSDNRILCVISIVGMGGLGKTTLARKVHNDPAIREHFDTFAWVSVSQNYRVIELLKEIMKKVMGLKRKRETTTGITLEDLEQMGEEEVRERLVDFLRDKRYLVVMDDVWTVDVWRQVEQVLPNGNNGSRILLTTRKIEVARHAEPRIPPHELQHLNDTESLELFRRKAFPPNEDVPTELRELIQQLARRCGGLPLALVVLGGLLSRKDRSYDTWSKVAQSTNWQSHGEGQECLSILGLSYNDLPYQLKPCFLYITAFPEDSIISVSKLVRLWIAEGFILEEQRQTMEDTARDWLDELVHRCMIQVVERSGAYGRVKSIRIHDMFRDFGLLGARKDGFLHICSGDMAVSDGISSHRVVFHNRINDRVVDSSPHLRTLLGFNLILTNVGRFLSGLNSLRVLDLEGATDLEELPKQIGNMIHLRYLGLRNTDLKRLPSSIGRLLNLQTLDVRDTQILWLPKSFWKIPTLRHVYINMPMFVSAPISGDHKNLQALRIACTKYWVVALAFTEMAYERKFSESFGKSLDKMDSLLSFSMSVFKTELPTDISAHGRHLQKLRSLYLRGSFQQQQLPDITQFPPNLTKLILISSHLEQDPMPVLEKLPNLRLLELCGAYDGKSMSCSAGGFPRLQHLILACLNDLEEWRVEVGAMPRLTHLTFHWCGMLKMLPEGLQHVTTVRELKLIDMPREFSDKVRSDDGYKVRHIPSIIIKKEFPRI
- the LOC105040074 gene encoding putative disease resistance RPP13-like protein 3 isoform X1, yielding MADSIVSSIVSDVVSQLAKLLIEEAAFLHGVKGQVEWVKTELKRMEGFLEDAESKRRADRRVENWIREIRDVAYEVEDIIDTVNFMAEQQRRRRGFMGSFSRYCPQPCGLISQHKIGSKIDEIKEKICGISEGAERYGINASLGESKAEKSSDRDDTLQAMRRFPPHFFDETDVIGFEDDKKQLLKHLLDSDNRILCVISIVGMGGLGKTTLARKVHNDPAIREHFDTFAWVSVSQNYRVIELLKEIMKKVMGLKRKRETTTGITLEDLEQMGEEEVRERLVDFLRDKRYLVVMDDVWTVDVWRQVEQVLPNGNNGSRILLTTRKIEVARHAEPRIPPHELQHLNDTESLELFRRKAFPPNEDVPTELRELIQQLARRCGGLPLALVVLGGLLSRKDRSYDTWSKVAQSTNWQSHGEGQECLSILGLSYNDLPYQLKPCFLYITAFPEDSIISVSKLVRLWIAEGFILEEQRQTMEDTARDWLDELVHRCMIQVVERSGAYGRVKSIRIHDMFRDFGLLGARKDGFLHICSGDMAVSDGISSHRVVFHNRINDRVVDSSPHLRTLLGFNLILTNVGRFLSGLNSLRVLDLEGATDLEELPKQIGNMIHLRYLGLRNTDLKRLPSSIGRLLNLQTLDVRDTQILWLPKSFWKIPTLRHVYINMPMFVSAPISGDHKNLQALRIACTKYWVVALAFTEMAYERKFSESFGKSLDKMDSLLSFSMSVFKTELPTDISAHGRHLQKLRSLYLRGSFQQQQLPDITQFPPNLTKLILISSHLEQDPMPVLEKLPNLRLLELCGAYDGKSMSCSAGGFPRLQHLILACLNDLEEWRVEVGAMPRLTHLTFHWCGMLKMLPEGLQHVTTVRELKLIDMPREFSDKVRSDDGYKVRHIPSIIIKKEFPPEIF